In a genomic window of Leptospira brenneri:
- a CDS encoding ammonium transporter: MKQYFKSIAFLLLVVPMFLFADEAATVANPAEETANAIQTLTVGLDTLWVLVAGMLVFFMNAGFALVESGFAQSKNTVNILAKNFIVFAAATFSYWAIGWGLMFGDGSPFLATEGLFFLGGADNSPAIGDAYQGVYSSMNWTGIPLFAKFFFQLVFAATAATIVSGAVAERIKFHSFLIFSFILVAFLYPFTGHWVWGGGWISELGFHDFAGSTVVHSVGGWAALAGAIVLGARKGKYLPDGRIKPILGHNMTSAALGTLILWLGWFGFNPGSTMGVGDGSVMAHVIVTTNISAALGALASTVTAWVILKKPDLGMILNGTLAGLVGITAPCAIVSPTSAAIIGAVSGTLVVLSVLFFDKIKIDDPVGATSVHLVCGIWGTLAVAIFGYEGAPAGVEVPSILTQLYGILAIGGFTFVLSLALWFVLKLAGGIRVAEEEELSGLDLGEHGAEAYPDFNIRARG; the protein is encoded by the coding sequence ATGAAACAGTATTTCAAATCAATCGCCTTCCTTCTCCTGGTTGTTCCGATGTTCCTTTTTGCAGATGAAGCTGCAACCGTCGCGAACCCAGCAGAGGAAACCGCAAACGCAATCCAAACTTTAACCGTTGGTTTAGACACCCTTTGGGTGCTCGTAGCAGGTATGTTGGTATTCTTTATGAATGCCGGTTTTGCTCTCGTTGAATCGGGTTTTGCTCAATCGAAGAACACCGTGAACATCCTCGCTAAAAACTTTATTGTTTTTGCTGCAGCAACTTTCTCCTACTGGGCAATCGGTTGGGGTTTGATGTTTGGTGATGGATCTCCGTTTTTAGCAACTGAAGGTCTTTTTTTCTTAGGTGGAGCTGATAATTCTCCTGCAATCGGGGATGCATACCAAGGTGTGTATTCTTCTATGAATTGGACAGGAATCCCACTTTTTGCAAAATTTTTCTTCCAATTAGTTTTTGCAGCAACAGCAGCAACTATCGTGTCAGGAGCCGTAGCAGAACGGATTAAATTTCATTCCTTCCTTATCTTCTCCTTTATTCTCGTAGCATTTTTATATCCGTTCACAGGTCACTGGGTATGGGGTGGTGGATGGATTTCCGAACTCGGTTTCCATGACTTCGCTGGATCTACCGTAGTACACTCTGTAGGTGGTTGGGCAGCTCTTGCTGGTGCCATCGTTCTTGGAGCAAGAAAAGGGAAATACCTACCAGACGGTAGAATTAAACCAATCCTTGGCCATAACATGACTTCTGCAGCTCTTGGAACTCTTATCCTTTGGCTCGGTTGGTTTGGTTTTAACCCAGGTTCCACTATGGGAGTAGGTGATGGAAGTGTTATGGCTCACGTAATCGTAACAACTAACATCTCTGCAGCTCTTGGTGCACTTGCATCTACTGTCACTGCTTGGGTCATCTTGAAAAAACCTGATCTTGGTATGATCCTAAACGGAACACTTGCTGGTCTTGTTGGTATTACTGCACCTTGTGCGATCGTAAGCCCTACATCTGCTGCCATCATTGGTGCGGTATCTGGAACACTCGTAGTATTATCTGTTCTTTTCTTTGACAAAATCAAAATTGATGACCCGGTGGGTGCAACTTCCGTTCACTTAGTTTGTGGTATTTGGGGAACATTAGCTGTAGCAATTTTCGGATACGAAGGTGCTCCTGCTGGTGTAGAAGTTCCTTCCATTCTAACACAACTTTACGGAATACTCGCAATCGGTGGATTTACATTCGTTTTATCTCTAGCTTTATGGTTTGTATTAAAACTTGCTGGTGGAATCCGAGTGGCTGAAGAAGAAGAACTTAGTGGTTTGGATCTTGGGGAACACGGAGCAGAAGCTTACCCTGATTTCAATATCCGAGCTCGTGGTTAA
- a CDS encoding P-II family nitrogen regulator, translated as MKMIIAIIQPHKLEEVKAELTKNEIYRLTVSDVQGYGQQKGKTEVFRGHEYTVNLLRKVRLEIAVNDEFVKPTVDAILKAAKSGDGKIGDGKIFITPLEDVIRIRTGEKGKSAI; from the coding sequence ATGAAAATGATCATTGCAATCATCCAACCACATAAGTTGGAAGAAGTTAAAGCAGAATTAACTAAAAACGAAATTTATCGTCTAACAGTATCTGATGTTCAAGGTTACGGACAACAAAAAGGTAAAACTGAAGTATTCCGTGGTCACGAATATACTGTAAACTTACTCAGAAAAGTTCGTTTAGAAATCGCAGTTAACGATGAATTCGTAAAACCAACTGTTGATGCTATTTTAAAAGCAGCAAAAAGTGGTGATGGAAAGATCGGAGACGGAAAGATTTTTATCACTCCTCTTGAAGATGTGATTCGAATCAGAACTGGCGAGAAAGGAAAAAGCGCTATTTAA